A portion of the Sphingobacterium spiritivorum genome contains these proteins:
- a CDS encoding alpha-L-fucosidase — translation MRKRSFLKVCLMLGLLSVSQLHAQDKTPSWAQKANDDKENRMKWWTHDRFGLFIHWGLYAVPARHEWIQQMEQISTEKYKDKYFNLFDPDLYNPKEWAAYAKKAGMKYVVITAKHHEGFSLWDTKVSDYKAPNTPAKQDLLKPFVEACRAEGLKIGFYYSVIDWHHPDFTIDGTHALRNNQEARKSNANRNMDNYRKFLKDQVRELLTDYGKIDMLFWDFSYPGKDGKGHNDWDSEGLVKLARELQPQIIMNDRLDLMDKDWGWDYKTPEQFMPNKWPEHNGKKVAWETCQTFSGSWGYHRDENTWKSTNQLIAMLIEVVSKGGNLLLNVGPTARGYFDDRATNRLEEMGQWMKYNSKSIYGCTAAPEGFQKPDNTFLTYNPETKRMYIHLLQWPFKTLYLPGFKDKVKYAQFLHDNSEIKYTSRSSAAAGEHMAITAGEGDLIMDLPVVKPNVEIPVIELILND, via the coding sequence ATGAGAAAACGAAGTTTCCTGAAAGTGTGCTTAATGCTGGGATTGTTATCTGTCAGCCAGTTACACGCACAAGATAAAACTCCTTCCTGGGCACAAAAAGCCAATGATGACAAAGAAAACCGAATGAAATGGTGGACACATGATCGCTTCGGATTGTTTATTCACTGGGGATTGTATGCTGTGCCGGCCCGTCATGAATGGATTCAGCAGATGGAACAAATAAGTACGGAGAAATATAAGGATAAATATTTCAATCTGTTTGATCCGGATCTTTATAATCCAAAGGAATGGGCTGCCTATGCTAAGAAAGCCGGGATGAAGTATGTAGTGATAACGGCAAAACACCACGAAGGATTCAGTTTATGGGATACAAAGGTAAGTGATTACAAAGCACCCAATACACCCGCTAAACAGGATTTGCTAAAACCATTTGTTGAGGCTTGTCGTGCCGAAGGATTGAAGATAGGGTTTTATTATTCTGTCATTGACTGGCATCATCCTGATTTTACAATTGATGGCACACACGCTTTGCGCAACAATCAGGAAGCTAGAAAAAGTAACGCTAACCGGAATATGGATAACTACCGCAAGTTTCTGAAAGATCAGGTGCGTGAGTTACTTACAGACTATGGTAAAATTGATATGCTGTTTTGGGATTTCTCTTATCCCGGAAAAGACGGTAAGGGACATAATGACTGGGATAGTGAAGGACTTGTTAAGCTGGCCAGAGAACTTCAGCCTCAAATCATTATGAACGACAGGCTTGATCTGATGGATAAAGACTGGGGATGGGATTATAAGACACCGGAGCAGTTTATGCCTAATAAATGGCCGGAGCATAATGGAAAGAAAGTGGCCTGGGAGACATGTCAGACATTTTCGGGGTCATGGGGATATCACAGAGATGAGAATACCTGGAAAAGCACAAATCAGCTTATTGCCATGCTGATCGAGGTGGTGAGCAAAGGTGGAAATCTGCTTTTGAATGTAGGGCCTACAGCGCGAGGGTATTTTGATGACAGAGCGACAAACCGACTGGAAGAAATGGGGCAATGGATGAAATACAACAGCAAATCTATATACGGCTGTACAGCAGCTCCTGAAGGATTCCAGAAGCCGGATAATACTTTTCTGACCTATAATCCTGAAACTAAGCGAATGTATATTCATTTGTTGCAGTGGCCTTTTAAAACGTTATATCTGCCTGGATTCAAGGATAAAGTTAAATATGCTCAGTTCCTGCACGATAATTCGGAGATTAAATATACTTCACGAAGTAGTGCCGCAGCCGGAGAACATATGGCTATAACTGCAGGAGAGGGGGACCTTATTATGGATCTTCCGGTTGTGAAGCCTAATGTAGAAATACCTGTAATCGAACTTATATTGAATGACTGA
- a CDS encoding TlpA disulfide reductase family protein: MIKKTAIALLLSLPVLASAQSNTYSIIGKIEKPKEKSQIYLSIRNAKMQVLDSVDVKDGAFQFQGTVDGPTAVYLIYDHEHEGRKKNGAPSDALSIYVDKGQTTVNITDSIKNAVVKGTAIQDQYSQYAQLLKTVNSEMNRVSKTFRNSTEEQQKDTAYSNVLRDEYMKYANEKSALQEDYVKNNPASYFSLQAIQDISYQDFDVVKLEGLYNKLTAEIKNTAAGQSFAQQIAAAKATAIGSSAPDFTQNDVNDKPVKLSDFKGKYVLLDFWASWCGPCRAENPNVVAAFQKYKDKNFTVLGVSLDQPGKKENWLQAIEKDQLTWTHVSDLQFWNNAAAKLYGIRSIPQNYLIGPDGKILASNLRGEELHKKLEELLK, from the coding sequence ATGATAAAAAAGACCGCCATCGCCCTATTACTCAGTCTGCCTGTACTGGCCTCTGCTCAAAGTAATACGTATTCGATCATTGGAAAGATCGAAAAACCAAAAGAAAAATCTCAGATATATCTTTCTATCCGCAATGCAAAAATGCAGGTACTGGATTCAGTAGATGTCAAAGACGGAGCATTCCAGTTTCAGGGTACGGTAGACGGACCTACTGCAGTGTATCTGATATACGATCATGAACACGAAGGACGTAAAAAAAATGGTGCTCCCTCTGATGCGCTTTCTATTTATGTTGATAAGGGACAAACAACAGTCAATATCACCGATTCCATCAAAAATGCAGTTGTTAAGGGAACGGCTATTCAGGACCAATACAGTCAATATGCGCAGTTGCTCAAAACGGTTAACAGTGAAATGAACCGTGTAAGTAAAACGTTTAGAAATTCCACTGAAGAACAGCAGAAAGATACGGCATACTCAAATGTCCTGCGTGATGAATATATGAAATATGCGAATGAAAAAAGCGCATTACAGGAGGATTATGTAAAGAATAATCCGGCATCATATTTTAGTTTGCAGGCTATTCAGGATATATCTTATCAGGATTTTGACGTAGTAAAATTAGAAGGACTTTATAATAAACTCACTGCTGAAATAAAAAACACAGCTGCCGGCCAGTCATTTGCGCAACAGATCGCTGCAGCTAAAGCAACTGCTATTGGTTCATCTGCTCCGGATTTCACACAGAATGATGTGAATGATAAACCTGTAAAACTCTCTGATTTTAAAGGTAAGTATGTGTTATTGGATTTTTGGGCTTCCTGGTGCGGGCCGTGCCGTGCTGAAAATCCGAATGTGGTAGCAGCCTTCCAGAAATATAAAGACAAAAATTTTACCGTACTCGGAGTTTCCCTGGATCAACCGGGTAAAAAAGAAAACTGGTTACAAGCAATTGAAAAGGATCAGTTGACATGGACACACGTCAGCGATTTACAATTTTGGAATAATGCAGCTGCTAAATTGTATGGTATACGGTCTATTCCTCAAAATTACCTGATCGGTCCGGACGGAAAGATTCTGGCAAGTAATCTTAGAGGAGAAGAGTTGCATAAGAAATTAGAAGAATTATTAAAATAG
- a CDS encoding GNAT family N-acetyltransferase, translating to MKEEFLTIPLVKNETDHQYEITIDGSKAFITYRENPVMITLLHTEVEPALQGNGASTAVIEKTLDAIEQSGKKLNPLCPLVVAYIKRHPEWKRIVIDQSKSLD from the coding sequence ATGAAAGAAGAATTTTTAACAATCCCTTTGGTGAAAAATGAAACGGATCATCAGTACGAAATAACAATTGATGGCAGCAAGGCTTTTATCACCTATCGTGAAAATCCAGTTATGATCACACTTTTGCATACTGAAGTGGAACCTGCTCTGCAGGGAAACGGAGCTTCTACTGCAGTAATAGAAAAGACGCTGGATGCAATAGAGCAAAGTGGAAAAAAACTAAACCCCTTATGTCCGCTGGTTGTAGCTTATATTAAGCGACATCCCGAATGGAAAAGAATAGTAATAGACCAGAGCAAATCATTAGATTAA
- a CDS encoding pirin family protein, giving the protein MSNIGLIIEERAADIGNFMVGRLLPFTQKRAVGPFVFIDHMGPAALKDYQNLDVPPHPHIGLSTLTYLFEGSIFHRDSIGSAVEIQPGAVNWMTAGKGVVHSERTPEYLRHTDKHLHGLQIWVALPKELEESEPTFTHVEATEIPAWEQDGVQIKLIAGEAFGKKSPVPVHSPLYFIEIKSTKAAKLSIGNDLFGESGLYILEGEIKSEGNTYSPKHILIAKDSKLCEFEIGENTTVYIFGGEAFPEQRYIHWNFVSSDRELIEQAKHDWKDQKFPKVPGETEFVPLPASSLK; this is encoded by the coding sequence ATGTCAAACATTGGATTAATAATTGAAGAAAGAGCCGCTGACATCGGCAATTTTATGGTGGGAAGACTGCTCCCTTTTACACAGAAGCGGGCGGTCGGACCTTTCGTATTCATCGATCATATGGGGCCGGCGGCATTGAAAGATTACCAAAATCTGGATGTACCTCCTCATCCGCATATCGGTTTATCTACTTTAACCTACCTGTTTGAAGGGTCTATTTTTCACAGAGACAGTATAGGGTCTGCTGTAGAGATACAACCAGGAGCTGTTAACTGGATGACAGCAGGAAAAGGTGTAGTACATTCTGAACGTACACCAGAATATCTTCGCCACACGGACAAGCATCTGCATGGCCTACAGATATGGGTAGCACTTCCAAAAGAACTGGAAGAATCTGAACCTACATTTACACATGTAGAAGCAACGGAGATCCCGGCATGGGAACAAGATGGTGTACAGATAAAACTGATCGCCGGTGAGGCATTCGGAAAAAAATCTCCTGTGCCGGTGCATAGTCCCTTATATTTTATTGAAATAAAAAGTACAAAAGCAGCAAAACTGAGTATAGGAAATGATCTTTTTGGGGAAAGCGGACTTTATATTCTGGAAGGTGAAATCAAAAGTGAAGGAAATACCTATTCACCTAAACACATCTTGATTGCAAAAGATTCTAAGTTATGCGAATTTGAGATAGGAGAAAATACAACTGTATACATTTTTGGCGGAGAAGCCTTTCCTGAACAAAGGTATATTCACTGGAATTTTGTGAGTTCGGACAGAGAGCTGATCGAACAGGCGAAACACGACTGGAAAGATCAGAAATTTCCAAAAGTACCCGGAGAAACGGAATTTGTACCGCTGCCCGCCTCTTCTCTGAAGTAG
- a CDS encoding GNAT family N-acetyltransferase, translating into MYIRPAQPSDLAVPVLMLLAMEDIIYKFIGNRDQQQAIEFLTGFFQDTNNQYSYTNTFVAIDENGKIAGSVTAYDGDRLDELRAPVITAVTQHYKQQINFEKETEGGELYLDTVAVAPDQQGKGVGSALIRYIIDYAKQQHFDKVGLLVDLSNPNAQRLYERIGFQLGKQRPFIGGNYYHMFYPVK; encoded by the coding sequence ATGTATATCAGACCCGCTCAACCTTCAGATCTAGCCGTTCCGGTTTTAATGCTTTTAGCAATGGAAGATATTATTTACAAATTTATCGGAAACCGCGATCAGCAACAGGCCATTGAATTTCTTACCGGATTCTTTCAGGATACCAACAATCAATATAGTTATACCAATACTTTTGTCGCTATAGATGAAAATGGTAAAATAGCAGGATCTGTAACAGCCTATGACGGAGACAGACTGGACGAACTTCGTGCCCCGGTAATTACTGCAGTAACTCAACACTACAAGCAACAAATTAACTTTGAAAAAGAAACAGAAGGTGGCGAACTCTATCTGGATACAGTCGCTGTAGCTCCGGATCAGCAAGGAAAAGGTGTAGGAAGTGCATTGATCAGATACATTATAGACTATGCGAAACAACAGCACTTTGATAAGGTAGGTTTACTGGTTGATCTGTCCAATCCTAATGCACAACGCCTGTATGAACGAATAGGATTTCAGTTGGGCAAGCAAAGACCTTTTATCGGAGGAAATTATTATCATATGTTCTACCCTGTTAAATAG
- a CDS encoding GNAT family N-acetyltransferase: MEDRHIIGIKDLIIRKEEEPDMAEVFHVNVTAFKQEDEAKLVDALRLSDAYVPKLSLVAVYNAEVIGHVMFTKITIENKENATESLALAPVAVLPEFQNMKIGQRLINEGLSIAREMGFRSVMVLGDPAYYMRFGFAPAINWNIKPPFDVPSENFMALELQEAALEQVYGLVRYSAPFGIS; the protein is encoded by the coding sequence ATGGAAGACAGACATATAATAGGTATTAAGGATCTTATTATTAGAAAGGAAGAAGAGCCGGATATGGCTGAAGTATTTCATGTGAATGTTACGGCCTTTAAACAGGAAGATGAAGCAAAACTGGTGGATGCATTGCGATTAAGTGATGCTTATGTGCCTAAACTATCTCTGGTAGCTGTTTACAATGCAGAGGTAATTGGTCATGTGATGTTTACAAAAATTACTATTGAAAATAAAGAAAATGCTACCGAAAGTCTGGCACTAGCTCCTGTTGCGGTATTGCCTGAATTTCAGAATATGAAAATCGGGCAACGGCTAATCAATGAAGGGCTGTCCATAGCCAGAGAAATGGGTTTCCGCTCTGTTATGGTACTTGGAGATCCTGCATATTATATGCGTTTTGGTTTTGCGCCTGCGATTAACTGGAACATAAAGCCTCCGTTTGATGTTCCTTCTGAAAATTTCATGGCCCTCGAATTACAGGAAGCAGCTTTGGAGCAAGTGTATGGGTTAGTCAGGTATTCTGCTCCGTTTGGAATTTCCTGA
- a CDS encoding DUF4269 domain-containing protein, which produces MNFTSIHYLQKGNVVQQQIYQLLQKHGIFDLLAVYHPILAGTYPLAINIDSSDLDIICEVQDFHSFQELLFKEFAEEEDFNMREKVIYNEPSVICNFKLGGFEFEIFGQNVPTTTQYAYRHLIIEYHLLEKHDDQFREKIIELKKQGIKTEPAFARLLGLEGDPYLALLELEKL; this is translated from the coding sequence TTGAACTTTACAAGTATACATTATCTCCAAAAAGGGAATGTTGTACAGCAACAAATATATCAACTGCTGCAAAAACATGGGATATTTGACCTGTTGGCTGTATACCATCCAATCCTGGCAGGAACTTATCCCCTAGCAATCAACATTGACTCAAGCGATCTGGATATTATTTGTGAGGTACAGGATTTTCACAGTTTTCAGGAGTTGCTTTTCAAAGAGTTTGCAGAAGAAGAAGACTTCAACATGCGGGAGAAAGTAATTTATAACGAGCCTTCTGTGATTTGTAATTTTAAACTGGGTGGCTTTGAGTTTGAAATTTTTGGTCAAAACGTCCCCACCACCACACAGTATGCTTACAGGCATCTGATCATTGAATACCACTTATTGGAGAAACACGATGATCAATTCCGAGAAAAAATTATTGAATTGAAAAAGCAGGGCATTAAAACAGAACCTGCCTTTGCAAGATTGCTCGGATTGGAAGGAGACCCATACTTAGCGCTGTTAGAACTGGAAAAACTATAA
- a CDS encoding pirin family protein, with amino-acid sequence MSTRTIETVIAPQGAHFVGDGFRVHNFIPGIAPLSMQRMSPFLLLDYNAPYIFPPSDKLKGVGVHPHKGFETVTIAYKGRVAHHDSSGGGGVIDAGDVQWMTAASGILHKEYHEESFSKSGGEFQMVQLWVNLPSTDKKSSPKYQAITNADMTRVPLNNEKSYVEVIAGTYEGHNGPATTFTPVNLMNAHLTKGGKAHFSFPSHYNTAVLVIEGAVTVNNTAVDTDNFVLFENNGEEFDVEATEDAIVLVLSGQPIDEPIFAHGPFVMNTREEIMEAFDDYNKGKFGYLED; translated from the coding sequence ATGAGTACAAGAACAATAGAAACTGTGATAGCCCCTCAGGGAGCACACTTTGTAGGAGACGGCTTTCGGGTGCACAACTTCATTCCGGGTATTGCCCCACTAAGCATGCAACGCATGAGTCCTTTTCTTCTTTTGGATTACAACGCCCCTTATATATTTCCGCCTTCTGACAAACTAAAAGGCGTGGGTGTACATCCGCACAAAGGATTTGAAACCGTGACTATAGCTTATAAAGGTCGTGTCGCGCATCACGACAGCAGCGGTGGTGGTGGTGTTATTGATGCGGGAGATGTACAGTGGATGACAGCTGCGTCTGGTATATTGCACAAAGAATACCATGAAGAATCGTTCAGTAAAAGTGGCGGAGAATTTCAAATGGTACAACTGTGGGTCAATCTACCTTCGACTGACAAAAAATCCAGTCCGAAGTATCAGGCAATAACAAATGCAGACATGACACGCGTCCCTCTGAACAATGAAAAGAGTTATGTAGAGGTGATAGCGGGAACATACGAAGGTCATAACGGGCCGGCGACGACATTTACGCCGGTTAATCTGATGAATGCTCACCTTACGAAAGGTGGAAAAGCGCATTTTTCATTCCCTTCACATTATAATACAGCGGTATTGGTTATTGAAGGAGCTGTTACTGTAAATAACACAGCAGTAGACACCGATAATTTTGTACTCTTCGAAAACAATGGGGAAGAATTTGATGTTGAAGCTACTGAGGATGCAATTGTATTGGTATTGAGTGGTCAGCCTATCGATGAGCCAATATTTGCACATGGACCATTTGTTATGAATACACGTGAAGAAATAATGGAAGCTTTTGATGATTATAACAAAGGCAAATTCGGATATCTGGAAGATTAA
- a CDS encoding AAA family ATPase, translating to MNTFERNNFYIITGGPGVGKTTLIETLKNDVRIVAEVARQIIKEQIQCKGLALPWAEYQAYAKLMFDYSVRDFLHFNSQYYNQITLFDRGIPDTLCYLEMLGDAIPIQMENAAKHYRYNRNVFILPPWKDIFEQDDERKQSWDEAEQTYYYMKQTYEKYGYHLIDVPKVSLDERRTFILEHLQLV from the coding sequence ATGAATACCTTTGAAAGAAATAATTTTTACATCATTACAGGTGGTCCGGGCGTTGGAAAGACTACCTTAATAGAGACGCTTAAAAACGATGTACGAATAGTAGCTGAAGTAGCCCGCCAGATTATTAAAGAGCAGATTCAATGCAAAGGACTGGCGCTTCCATGGGCTGAATACCAAGCGTATGCAAAATTGATGTTTGATTACTCTGTACGAGATTTCCTCCACTTCAACAGTCAGTATTATAATCAAATTACACTGTTTGATCGGGGAATACCCGATACATTGTGTTATTTAGAAATGCTTGGTGATGCAATCCCCATTCAAATGGAGAACGCTGCCAAACATTACCGCTATAATCGTAACGTATTTATTTTACCACCCTGGAAAGATATCTTTGAACAGGATGATGAAAGAAAACAATCCTGGGACGAAGCCGAGCAGACCTATTATTATATGAAACAGACCTATGAGAAATATGGATATCACTTGATTGATGTTCCCAAAGTATCGCTTGATGAACGCAGAACCTTTATACTTGAGCACCTGCAGCTTGTTTAA